The proteins below come from a single Plantactinospora sp. KBS50 genomic window:
- a CDS encoding SAM-dependent methyltransferase, whose protein sequence is MREQSDPGQVQHAIDTSVPHPARRYNYWLGGKDNFAADRASGDQIAAAWPSIRTAAIENRGFLKRVTTFLTAEVGIRQFLDIGTGLPTADNTHEVAQAVAPDTRVVYVDNDPMVGVHARALMTSTPQGATAYLEADLREPEAILRHPDLARTLDLGRPVALMLIAVLHFVRDLDEVTRIVRRLVSALPSGSHVATTNATKDFLSPEGAAAYDALLAAGRLDVFPRSRQEIAEIFAGLEAVEPGIVPVSEWRAGGGDHPDPADVSVLAAVYRVP, encoded by the coding sequence ATGCGCGAACAGTCCGACCCGGGGCAGGTGCAGCACGCCATCGACACCTCGGTGCCGCACCCGGCGCGGCGGTACAACTACTGGCTCGGCGGCAAGGACAACTTCGCCGCCGACCGCGCCTCCGGGGACCAGATCGCGGCCGCGTGGCCCAGCATCCGTACGGCGGCGATCGAGAACCGCGGGTTCCTCAAGCGCGTCACGACCTTCCTCACCGCCGAGGTCGGCATCCGGCAGTTCCTCGACATCGGAACCGGTCTGCCGACGGCGGACAACACCCACGAGGTCGCCCAGGCCGTCGCGCCGGACACCCGGGTGGTGTACGTGGACAACGATCCGATGGTGGGCGTGCACGCCCGGGCGTTGATGACCAGTACGCCGCAGGGCGCCACCGCGTACCTGGAGGCGGACCTGCGCGAGCCCGAGGCGATACTCCGGCATCCGGACCTGGCCCGCACGCTCGACCTCGGCCGGCCGGTCGCGTTGATGCTGATCGCGGTGCTGCACTTCGTCCGGGACCTGGACGAGGTCACCCGGATCGTCCGGCGCCTCGTGTCGGCGCTGCCCTCGGGCAGCCACGTGGCCACCACCAACGCCACCAAGGACTTCCTGAGCCCGGAGGGCGCCGCCGCGTACGACGCGTTGCTGGCCGCCGGCCGGCTGGACGTCTTCCCGCGCAGCAGGCAGGAGATCGCGGAGATCTTCGCCGGCCTCGAAGCGGTCGAGCCGGGGATCGTGCCGGTGAGCGAGTGGCGTGCCGGCGGCGGGGACCATCCCGACCCGGCGGACGTCTCGGTGCTCGCGGCGGTGTACCGGGTGCCCTGA